The window TCGCTGCGTGGTACCGGTGACCTTCGGGCCTCAAGGCTGTGTCCATCAACGGACCCTGCCCGGCTTGGCGCCGATTTAGCATCGCTCGGAGAATGCGCTCACCAGCAGACGGCACATATGATGTGTCTGATTCTGATCGTTCCTCTCCTCTGCAACTGTCGCGACTCGGCCAGGCCGCAGCCGGCGCTAAATCAATTACCACAGGCGCGCTGGATCTGgttgagagaagagagaagagaagagaagagaagacagcAGAGCAAAGGCGTGCCATTTGCCAGCCCGTCGGTGTCCGTCAGCCCTACGTACATCCCAGGGAGTGGCTCGAGACTCGAGGCTGTCGTTTTGCTCGCGCGCTGGTTGCGGGTACAAGACAGGACAAGCAGAGAGACTGATAGGCCAAGCGGAAAGTctgggggaggggagggggtttGACTCGCACCAAGAAGATTGGCCATCGAGCACACGCTGTTTTTTATCAGGCCCGGCCGCGGGCCGTATTAAAGTTGGCAGTCTATCCACAACTTCTGGGCAACGCTACCAGGGACTCTTCACCTCACTTCTACACGACAGCTCTTGCCCAGCAGTAGCACATGAGGCTGCCAGCCTCAGCGACGGGGAGACCACACATCAGTCAGTACTACCAGTAGCCCActgccttcatcttccatcgccatcgccatcgccatcgctaTCACCAGATCATCTCTGCCGCCACTCCTCTGCCGCCAATCACATGCCCTCTGCTGGCTGGCAGACCACAACCAATCCTTCAACGCCCGTTACGATACTAACCATCCCAGCAGGCCCTCTCCAGCATCACCATTGGCGACAGCCGGACAAGCACCGTCGGAAGGGAGCTAGACAGCGGCATCCTCGTCTCCGCATCCCATCTCGTCCAACGGACGCTTATTATTCATTGGGCCGTGCCGGCGATTCGACCCCACGCACGCGCAAAGCATACGCTTGTACCCGCCCAtcttcatattttttttttcttttgaagaaaaaaaaaaaataatatccCATTCCCTCCTAGCTGAGGCTACGATAGCTGTGCAGCAGAGACCGGGAACAAGCGGCTGCTTCAAGTGTTAGCAGTCCAAGCGATCGTTCTCCAGAGGCTAGTGCTTGAGCGAGTCAAGCAAACGTCAGACCGGACACTGCGGCTGGAAGATCGCGagcaaaagggaaagggcggtataccaccaccactgctgctgctgctgctgccgctaccACAATCACCGTCGCCACCGCCCACTCAAGAACCTTGAGAGGTGGAAGAGGGACACATCGGGAACATATCAAGAAGAGGTGTGGCAAGGTTCCTTTCGCAAAGGCAAGGCCAGCGGCTCATCGACGAGGTTGGAAGAGAGTAGCGCATCCGACAGCTTAGGAGCTTGCACCAGATCAAGGttggtttaaaaaaaaaaaccgagACCCCCCCCCTTGCCTGCGCATTCGCACCAGGGGATAAAAGAGCCACCGTCGGCAGCAAAAGACGAGGCCGTGACAAGGGCACAGCTCGGGACAAAGGCCCTCTGCGCGTGTCCCTGCCGCAATCCCGCAACACCTGGCCACCAGCCTTGCTGTTGTCGCGGACAGTCATGCGACCCAACTCGCTCTCATTGCCACCGGATTGTGAGCTCTACGAAAACTGTATCTGCGAAAGCTACGACGACCAGCAAATTAATCATCCCGATTTCCACCACTGCTCACAGCAAGATTACGAAGACGATTTGGGCTGGAACCAGGCGCAGCATGCGGCTGTTGCTCCGGGGAGCAACACCGCCGACAAGATGTATTTCGACCAGCACGAAGAGTATTATCACGAGCACCACCAAGGCGGAATATACCACGCACCTGTCGAAAACGGTTCTGGCAGCAACGAACTTTTACTAGACCCTCCTATCAACTCACCCTTTAATCATTCTTACGGAGTCGCATACACATCCGCTCAGCACCATACTCACATACATGACAGCTATGATCAAGAGATGAGCGATAGTGATGGAGGAGCTTCTATCAGCCACTTAAATGGAGCCATCGGCGGCAATTTCATGACTGAGTCCAGCGCAACTTACAACGAACACTATACCGATGGCCTGgcagatgatgaaggagaaATGGAGGGGGACGATGAgtacgatgaagacgatgagtacgatgaagacgaagacgaagacgaagatgacgaaaaCGAAAACGACGAGGATGAAATGATGGACCAAGACGAGTCACATGCGCCACCAGCCTCAGTACCCAGCCTTTTGCAATATCTCCATCCGAGCAACCAGCTGCCGTTACCGGCCAATATGCCACAAGAAATGCTCGACGAAGCCCTCAACATACTACTCCAACATCCCCTGTCAGCTGACGAGCTATCActcgatgaagatgaggagcagATGTTGCTGGATCCTTTCCCTCCGCCTCACATGAGTAATCCAAACCCAAGCATATTGGGGTCTGAAAACTACGGCCTGGTCGACTTTCTACGTTCTTGGGCATATGGAAACGTTCCGCTAATGTCCTTGAGGTTACCCCGGCCGGGCATCCGCAGGGTCTTGAAGCAGGCTAACAGCGGAGTGGAGCGTGTACATTACAGAGATCTGCGCGCCAATGGTTGTGATCTGCAAGGGTTAGACTGGGACAGCATGAACACGGCCCGCCACTACGCCAGAGAAATTCGTCGTCAAACTTATAGGAACTATGTGAACAGGCCTGGCTCTGATATCTACGTAAGTTATACAGTAGAATCCCCCCTGCATACCCTGAAAGCCAAAATTTTGTTCTAACTATCTTTTTCGAAAAACCAGATGGAATCAAACGATACAATTCCTTCAACTGAGAATTTCTTCCGATTTCACAGGATGGACGTTCGACGAGATATTAGTCTTGCCCATTTCCAGCTCCGAAGCGTTCTTGCCTGTCCCACTCGGACACAAGCATTTTACCCAAGCGTCCATGGCATAAACGTGATGAATACGGCGACGAAAAGGACCACATTGGCCATGGATCTACGCGCATTCTCTGGTATGACGGGTCCAGCAATCTCAACTCTCGACGCCGGCTGCGGCCTGTTGATGAGTGGTACTTTTGGTGGCGATTACTTCCTGCAGTCGCTGAGCTCTGAAGACAGGCGGAGCTACTCCGAGGGGCAAATATCTACTAACATTAGTGGTATCACCAACCACATAAAGATATATAAGCCGAGGAGGTCCGATAGCCCTGCTGCCGCTATCGCAAGCAATGACAATCGTTTCCGCCTCATGGACCTTCGGACAGAAAAATTCACCTCTACATTTACATATCCATTTGCCCTAAACTGCTCAGCCATATCGCCAGATGGCCGACTAAGGGTCGTTGTAGGTGATGACCTGAATGTTCTGATCACCAATGCGGAAACGGGAGAAGTCCTACAGCAGCTGAATGGACACCGTGATTACGGGTTTGCCTGCGACTGGTCGGATAATGGCTATACAGTTGCCACCGGATTCCAAGATAAGACCGTCAAGATCTGGGACGCTCGACGTTGGCACAATTCAAGTGGCATAAGCTCACCGGTCCACACAATAAGTACCGAGATGGCCGGTGTCCGAAACCTGCGCTTTTCGCCAACGGGATGCGGCAAGCCAatccttgctgctgccgaaGAGGCTGATTATATTCATCTGATTGATGCAAGCACTTTTAGCTCTAAGCAGACCATTGACATTTTTGGTGAGATTGGCGGCGTGGCATTTACCAACGATGGTCAGGATTTCAAGGTTCTCTGCTGCGACGCTCACCGTGGCGGTCTGCTGCAATTCGAGCGATGTAGCTACGGAGTTGATGAGCCCGTCTCAGGAGGACGGCAGCGACCTCTCCCAGATGATGAATTCTCGGCTACTTGGAACGATTCTCAACATCGCCGACCACCACCACTCATGGATGGTCcaagtatattttaactaaagcaACTGAAGGGATTAAACACCCATCCTGAGATGAAGTTACGACtcactttttatattattttccGCTTTTCCTCCTACCTCTCGTCACTTTTTCAGGAAACCCTATTTGACttgtatatactttatacACACACCTCAtctctccccctttcccTAACCTATGACTGTGATGACACATCCCTTATTCTGTCATCCAAACCTCTTTTAAGCTCAATCGCCTTAGCCTGCATTTCTTAATATTCTCTAACATGGTATCTTTGGCACCTTTACCCTGAATAAAAGGCTGTTGAATGATTAAGCCTGGAAGATGTTTATGCCTTGGATTCTGAGAATCGTCAACTTCTTCTGGGAATTCATGATGAATTTTTTGTCTCTGCATTTTTTTtggatacttttttttatttattcccCTTGTCGTTATATGAGTGTttgaaaaaaggaagaaaaagcgaAAAATTTAGAGAGGCGGTTTTGGGAAAATCAGGCGCCTCTTTTCTCgtttaagaaaagaaaacagaacAAGGGGGGGGGATAGGGCGTGGCTTCGTAGGTAGCCAATCTCACTGAGCCGAGATTGCACTATCATGCCTtggccattttcttctttccctctattccttttctccttttttatattgttTGGTTTTTCTTAGCATGGCACTTGGGTCTGATGCACGAGGACTTACAAGTCACGGTTATTAGCGATATTTTTTTCATGTCTTTtctatccttttctttttctcattctagcctccttttttttttctttttttttttttttctttctcttcaacttcttccacaTGTGGCATGCGACAAGATTGTTTCTTCTGTTTTGTGGTCGAACTATGGGCATATTTTCtgatttaagtttataaggTTTATGATAGGAAGATGAGAGGGAGATATTTGTATCTTAAGTTTGGGAACATAGTAAGAGTGgactgaaaaagaaaaaacacgCACACACAATGGTATATATCGTAGGCATATAGGACGAAATGGCTTTtgatcttttgtttttctttcttctcttgatTCTATGGTTGGGTTAAGAAGTGTAGTATATCTGCACCACTGTATGAGAGagtacctatatataagtttgTGTTGGGAGTTTTAAAGTGTATCTTTgtatctataaataattttattttgaaAACTCTTCTGTACAGTATATATGATGGAAGCCAACTTGGTAATGGCGGAAAAGAGGACCAAGAAACAACAATAGAAAACTTTCGTCTGACATTACCTGATAGAAGGGCGACCAGTGCGTGCCTTTTTTCCATCTACGATTGGGGAAaaatggagagaaagaggaaaaaaaaaaaaaaaaaccttgatctttctgctgctcctctctATATTCATGGCGTTGTCAAAATGGAAATTTTCGGTGGCATACAGGGTAAATTAAGAGTGGTGCGCACAGCAGTCGGctaaaagctagtttattattacaCA is drawn from Trichoderma asperellum chromosome 4, complete sequence and contains these coding sequences:
- a CDS encoding uncharacterized protein (EggNog:ENOG41) yields the protein MRPNSLSLPPDCELYENCICESYDDQQINHPDFHHCSQQDYEDDLGWNQAQHAAVAPGSNTADKMYFDQHEEYYHEHHQGGIYHAPVENGSGSNELLLDPPINSPFNHSYGVAYTSAQHHTHIHDSYDQEMSDSDGGASISHLNGAIGGNFMTESSATYNEHYTDGLADDEGEMEGDDEYDEDDEYDEDEDEDEDDENENDEDEMMDQDESHAPPASVPSLLQYLHPSNQLPLPANMPQEMLDEALNILLQHPLSADELSLDEDEEQMLLDPFPPPHMSNPNPSILGSENYGLVDFLRSWAYGNVPLMSLRLPRPGIRRVLKQANSGVERVHYRDLRANGCDLQGLDWDSMNTARHYAREIRRQTYRNYVNRPGSDIYMESNDTIPSTENFFRFHRMDVRRDISLAHFQLRSVLACPTRTQAFYPSVHGINVMNTATKRTTLAMDLRAFSGMTGPAISTLDAGCGLLMSGTFGGDYFLQSLSSEDRRSYSEGQISTNISGITNHIKIYKPRRSDSPAAAIASNDNRFRLMDLRTEKFTSTFTYPFALNCSAISPDGRLRVVVGDDLNVLITNAETGEVLQQLNGHRDYGFACDWSDNGYTVATGFQDKTVKIWDARRWHNSSGISSPVHTISTEMAGVRNLRFSPTGCGKPILAAAEEADYIHLIDASTFSSKQTIDIFGEIGGVAFTNDGQDFKVLCCDAHRGGLLQFERCSYGVDEPVSGGRQRPLPDDEFSATWNDSQHRRPPPLMDGPSIF